From Gemmatimonas sp., a single genomic window includes:
- a CDS encoding DUF58 domain-containing protein, translating into MAKSDTSPQPGVPAAVSPMSVAPAEVLRQVRRIEVRTRRLVDSRFAGEYRSLFKGQGMEFAEVREYQPGDEVRSIDWNVSARMGRPFVKRYVEERELTIMLVIDMSGSSRFGTRAHFKHELAIEMAGVLALAATRNNDRVGLLMFSDRVEHALPARKGRKHALRLIRDLMTTNPVGRGTSVAVAVDRLMRLLPHRSVVFFASDFLADDLEKPLARLAQRHDVIAVTLEDPSERVLPDIGPARLQDPESGEVIEIDTSHPSVRAAFAKQVGADDTLRRKLFGRLGLDEIVVHTEHGYVDALLSFFRARTRRPHGAVRTGPRGAMGDAAGTAAPVRAPIAPVSVADQRSR; encoded by the coding sequence GTGGCGAAGTCCGACACGTCTCCGCAGCCCGGCGTGCCCGCCGCCGTGTCACCGATGTCGGTGGCACCGGCCGAAGTGCTACGGCAGGTGCGTCGCATCGAAGTGCGAACGCGGCGGCTCGTCGATTCGCGATTCGCCGGCGAGTACCGCTCGCTCTTCAAAGGGCAGGGCATGGAGTTCGCCGAGGTCCGCGAGTATCAGCCCGGCGACGAAGTCCGCTCGATCGACTGGAATGTGTCGGCCCGCATGGGACGCCCGTTCGTTAAGCGCTACGTCGAAGAGCGCGAGCTCACGATCATGCTCGTCATCGACATGTCGGGCTCTTCCCGTTTCGGCACCCGCGCGCACTTCAAGCACGAACTCGCGATTGAAATGGCCGGTGTGCTGGCCCTCGCCGCCACCCGCAACAACGATCGCGTCGGGCTACTCATGTTTTCCGATCGCGTCGAACACGCGTTACCGGCCCGCAAAGGCCGCAAGCATGCGTTGCGTCTGATCCGCGATCTCATGACCACGAATCCGGTCGGACGTGGCACCTCGGTAGCGGTCGCCGTCGATCGGCTCATGCGCTTGCTTCCGCACCGCTCGGTCGTGTTCTTCGCGTCGGACTTCCTCGCCGACGATCTCGAGAAGCCGTTGGCGCGACTCGCGCAACGTCACGACGTGATTGCCGTGACGCTCGAAGATCCGTCTGAACGCGTGTTGCCCGACATCGGCCCGGCGCGACTGCAGGATCCAGAGTCGGGCGAGGTGATCGAGATCGACACGTCGCATCCATCGGTACGCGCCGCCTTTGCCAAGCAGGTTGGCGCCGACGACACGCTGCGACGCAAACTGTTCGGCCGACTGGGCCTCGACGAGATCGTGGTGCACACCGAGCACGGCTACGTTGATGCGCTGTTGTCGTTCTTCCGCGCCCGCACCCGTCGCCCGCATGGCGCGGTGCGCACCGGGCCGCGTGGGGCGATGGGAGATGCCGCCGGCACGGCCGCGCCGGTGCGCGCACCAATCGCGCCGGTGTCCGTCGCCGATCAGCGGAGCCGTTGA
- a CDS encoding VWA domain-containing protein, with protein MNRALDWFREFLSEFSGSLSPDSWSLFGINFAHPALLLLLLLLPLWSWWRRRAAPQRAIPFSRAAVLGLGPQPSLSWVRWLPWLRSLALAGFIVAAAQPRSGARAERVSSEGIDIALVVDISSSMLAEDFQPQNRIEVAKEKVKRFVVGRKSDRVGLVAFSGEALTQVPLTTDYPVVLTAIDNLQVGQLEDGTAIGTAIATAANRLRTAPGRSRVMVLLTDGENNRGAIDPRTAAKAAGAFGIRIYTIGVGREGMAPTPVGRGLFGLRYENRLVKIDEPLMTEIATTTGGRYFRAQDAQALQNIYEQIDALERSIVEARAYIRYTERFRWPLLFGLAALLGELALRARRGVLP; from the coding sequence ATGAATCGCGCCCTCGACTGGTTCCGCGAGTTCCTCAGCGAGTTCAGCGGCTCCCTGAGCCCCGACTCGTGGTCGCTCTTCGGTATCAACTTCGCCCATCCGGCGCTGCTGCTGCTGTTGCTGCTCCTGCCGCTCTGGTCGTGGTGGCGTCGCCGCGCCGCGCCGCAGCGTGCGATTCCGTTCTCGCGTGCCGCCGTGCTCGGTCTCGGACCGCAACCGTCGCTGTCATGGGTGCGCTGGTTGCCGTGGCTGCGCTCACTCGCGCTGGCGGGATTCATCGTGGCCGCCGCGCAGCCGCGCTCCGGCGCGCGGGCAGAACGCGTGTCCAGTGAAGGCATCGATATCGCCCTGGTCGTCGACATCTCGAGCTCCATGCTCGCCGAAGACTTTCAGCCACAGAATCGCATCGAGGTCGCCAAGGAGAAGGTGAAGCGCTTCGTCGTCGGCCGGAAATCCGACCGTGTAGGCCTCGTCGCGTTCTCCGGTGAAGCGCTCACGCAGGTGCCGCTCACCACCGACTACCCGGTGGTGCTCACCGCCATCGATAATCTGCAGGTGGGTCAGCTCGAGGATGGCACCGCGATCGGTACCGCGATCGCGACGGCGGCCAATCGCCTGCGTACGGCGCCGGGACGTTCGCGCGTGATGGTGCTGCTCACCGACGGTGAGAACAATCGCGGCGCCATCGATCCGCGCACGGCGGCGAAGGCCGCCGGTGCATTCGGGATTCGTATCTACACCATTGGCGTGGGACGCGAAGGCATGGCGCCAACTCCCGTCGGTCGTGGGCTCTTCGGCCTGCGTTATGAGAATCGGCTAGTCAAAATCGACGAGCCCCTGATGACAGAAATCGCGACGACCACCGGCGGTCGCTATTTCCGCGCACAGGACGCACAGGCGCTGCAGAACATCTACGAACAGATCGACGCCCTCGAGCGCTCGATCGTCGAAGCGCGCGCCTACATCCGCTACACCGAGCGATTCCGGTGGCCGCTCCTGTTCGGGCTGGCGGCGCTGCTCGGCGAACTCGCCTTGCGCGCCCGGCGCGGAGTACTGCCATGA
- a CDS encoding VWA domain-containing protein, producing the protein MNLGTLPPLIFDVPWLLLAALFLPLVVWWMRSVRTRQRRVRLARYAESSALRRLVMITDPDEGGRTLRLVLIAFLAGLALSGPRWGLAHGPVSARGIDMAIAIDASLSMMAPDERPSRLERVKQEVRRLRAMSQADRVALIAFAGRSYILTPLTSDDGAIELFLDNLDPSVVGQAGSSIARAIRQGTELLLASDGSADRALVLMTDGEAFEPAEDVKAAATEAGVKGVSLVTVGFGTAQGSTIPIQDGSVTREKRDDEGKVVITRYSPELLEAAAKAAGGTFIPAEASDKATRVRGALRSLRTAKRKVDSREDHVPRYLWLLLPALALLAYDTWLLSRRRTLPDDMNDRDGARSSVASTMPQVAPLLLMALPAALMSCKQAPDPAALFAEGNVAAAIAGYRAQIASGDTTVRTRYNLGTAIIGADSLKAAAELLEMVRRDSDGETRMRARFNAGYASLVMGRAPQNPEAEASFAAARAAYRAFLTDRPVDADAKWNYELALRKPPPPQGGGGGGGGGGDSQSDKQDEQPQNQGGLDQKQAEALLNSAAREERDVQGRKQRQGRTPPGGKDW; encoded by the coding sequence ATGAATCTCGGCACGCTCCCTCCCCTCATCTTCGACGTGCCGTGGTTGCTACTCGCGGCGCTGTTCCTCCCACTTGTGGTATGGTGGATGCGCTCGGTCCGCACGCGGCAGCGACGCGTCCGCCTCGCGCGATACGCCGAGTCGTCGGCACTGCGTCGTCTGGTCATGATCACCGACCCCGACGAAGGCGGCCGCACGCTGCGCCTCGTGCTCATTGCCTTCCTCGCGGGACTCGCGCTGTCGGGGCCGCGCTGGGGACTCGCCCATGGACCCGTGAGCGCGCGCGGCATCGACATGGCCATCGCGATCGATGCGTCGCTGTCCATGATGGCGCCCGACGAACGGCCGTCTCGGCTGGAACGAGTGAAACAGGAAGTGCGTCGCTTGCGCGCCATGTCGCAGGCCGATCGCGTCGCGCTGATCGCCTTTGCCGGTCGGAGCTATATCCTCACGCCGCTCACCAGCGACGACGGGGCCATCGAACTCTTCCTCGATAATCTCGATCCGTCGGTCGTGGGGCAGGCAGGCAGCTCGATTGCCCGCGCCATTCGACAGGGCACCGAACTGCTGTTGGCCAGCGACGGCAGTGCCGATCGCGCGCTCGTGCTCATGACGGATGGCGAAGCCTTCGAGCCGGCCGAAGATGTGAAGGCCGCGGCCACCGAGGCGGGCGTGAAAGGCGTGAGCCTGGTCACCGTCGGTTTCGGCACCGCACAGGGCAGCACGATCCCCATTCAGGATGGTTCCGTCACGCGCGAGAAGCGCGACGACGAGGGGAAGGTCGTGATCACGCGCTACTCGCCCGAACTGCTGGAGGCCGCCGCCAAGGCCGCCGGCGGCACCTTCATTCCCGCTGAAGCCTCCGACAAGGCCACGCGTGTACGGGGCGCGTTGCGCTCGCTGCGAACCGCCAAGCGCAAGGTGGATTCCCGCGAGGATCACGTGCCTCGGTATCTGTGGCTGCTACTGCCCGCGCTGGCCCTGCTCGCATACGACACGTGGTTGCTCTCGCGTCGGCGTACGTTGCCCGATGATATGAATGATCGCGACGGCGCGCGATCGTCGGTCGCATCGACGATGCCGCAGGTTGCGCCGCTGTTGTTGATGGCGCTGCCGGCCGCACTCATGTCGTGCAAACAAGCACCCGATCCGGCGGCCCTGTTCGCCGAAGGCAACGTCGCCGCCGCCATCGCCGGCTACCGCGCACAGATCGCCAGCGGCGATACGACCGTGCGCACGCGATACAATCTGGGCACCGCGATCATAGGCGCCGATTCGCTCAAGGCCGCCGCCGAGTTGCTGGAGATGGTGCGACGCGACAGCGATGGCGAGACGCGCATGCGCGCTCGGTTCAACGCCGGCTATGCGTCGCTCGTGATGGGACGCGCGCCACAGAATCCCGAAGCCGAAGCATCGTTTGCGGCAGCGCGCGCGGCGTATCGGGCGTTCCTGACCGATCGCCCCGTCGATGCCGACGCCAAGTGGAACTACGAGCTCGCGCTTCGCAAGCCACCGCCGCCTCAGGGCGGCGGCGGGGGCGGCGGTGGCGGTGGTGACTCGCAGAGTGATAAGCAGGACGAGCAGCCGCAGAATCAGGGTGGGCTTGACCAGAAGCAGGCCGAAGCACTCCTGAACAGCGCGGCGCGCGAAGAGCGCGACGTTCAGGGGCGCAAGCAGCGACAGGGCCGCACACCGCCGGGAGGAAAGGACTGGTGA
- a CDS encoding SH3 domain-containing protein: MSRPSLFCQARVRRHVRCALALLTGLATQSPAAPLHAQPSPTAILDRLQANGNRPIDFHAATFPDTVYVGQQVTYQVAVLLSESARARLRRNPEFLPPELRGLLAYELGTPRRVAPRSYGGGTFEAHVFQRALFAVAPGTLMVPAPQLSYTLPQSSSYFSREERYIVRAESAQLVVKPLPDAGRPQDYTGAVGVLRASVKLDSSTARVGDPLVLTMRVDGTGNVKLLPRPVLEVSWASTVPGTERVSVDTSGAMVRGYKEFDWILTPAQAGSVEVPTLRYSYFDPYRGEYAYAETAPSALSVDDGTLATAAEGDNLSVVPLREWRGAATVSLAVQLATWRVPLAGLLLLAPLPWLAIMIGGRVGGARRARNATAGGGGSAAAPRVVSDDAGDHARYTRRTLLGALAQRLNVSPQELVSRRDVERTVRRRGVTRDTTKALLTLLDALAEQGFSDVPGQLAGRADLTTRADALLARIDTEAVTHARAIRSARHAQARFALFIALGAAAFAAVPRVSAALQSTPTTSTPVQAIPAPSVPDRGALEATVTRATALYAQRQYSRSAELFAEAVDARPTDADLLANWGAAAWAAGDTVSAVIAWQRAARLEPVAVDLQERLTSLPAGARGGVAEVPMIPVPALVLASIAAWLLGWILLAVVRVRRRRGNASTWMGFASSAAVFALLLAVGTGAAAAWGFRELDATGVLVVRRPETMRTAPGNDANAMGGVATGDVVRVEDAAEGWLKVLHADGRRGWLPAGRTIPLVSPAVSR; this comes from the coding sequence GTGAGCCGACCTTCGTTGTTTTGTCAGGCGCGTGTTCGCCGGCATGTTCGGTGCGCCCTCGCGCTCCTGACTGGTCTTGCGACGCAATCCCCAGCGGCGCCGCTGCACGCGCAGCCGTCCCCGACCGCGATCCTCGATCGTTTGCAGGCCAACGGGAATCGGCCGATCGACTTTCACGCGGCCACGTTTCCCGACACCGTGTACGTGGGGCAGCAGGTCACCTATCAAGTGGCGGTGCTGCTCAGCGAGTCGGCACGCGCACGGCTGCGACGCAACCCGGAGTTTCTTCCCCCGGAGTTACGCGGTCTGCTGGCGTACGAGCTCGGCACACCGCGTCGTGTCGCGCCGCGCAGCTACGGCGGCGGCACCTTCGAGGCGCACGTGTTTCAGCGCGCGCTCTTTGCCGTGGCGCCGGGCACGCTCATGGTGCCGGCACCGCAACTCAGTTACACGCTGCCGCAATCGTCCAGCTACTTCAGCCGCGAAGAACGCTACATCGTGCGGGCCGAAAGTGCGCAATTGGTTGTGAAACCGCTGCCGGACGCCGGTCGTCCGCAAGACTACACCGGCGCCGTCGGTGTCCTGCGCGCGTCGGTGAAACTCGATTCGTCCACCGCACGCGTCGGCGATCCGCTGGTGCTGACCATGCGCGTCGACGGCACCGGCAATGTGAAGCTGCTACCGCGCCCGGTGCTCGAAGTGTCATGGGCCTCCACGGTGCCGGGCACCGAGCGCGTGAGTGTGGACACGAGCGGCGCGATGGTGCGCGGCTACAAGGAATTCGATTGGATTCTGACGCCCGCACAGGCCGGGAGCGTCGAAGTCCCCACGCTGCGCTACAGCTACTTCGATCCCTATCGGGGCGAATACGCCTACGCCGAAACCGCCCCGAGCGCGCTCTCGGTCGACGACGGCACGCTCGCCACCGCCGCTGAAGGCGACAACCTGTCGGTGGTCCCGCTCCGCGAGTGGCGTGGCGCCGCGACGGTGTCGTTGGCCGTGCAGTTGGCCACCTGGCGCGTGCCGCTCGCTGGCCTGTTGCTGCTGGCGCCGCTCCCCTGGCTCGCGATCATGATCGGTGGGCGCGTCGGTGGCGCCCGTCGCGCCCGCAACGCCACGGCCGGGGGAGGGGGGAGTGCGGCTGCGCCGCGGGTCGTGAGTGATGATGCCGGTGATCATGCGCGCTACACCCGGCGCACGCTGCTTGGTGCGCTCGCGCAGCGATTGAACGTCTCACCGCAGGAGCTTGTATCGCGGCGCGACGTCGAGCGCACGGTGCGACGTCGTGGTGTCACGCGCGACACCACCAAGGCGTTGCTCACGCTGCTCGATGCGCTGGCCGAGCAGGGCTTCAGTGATGTGCCGGGGCAGCTGGCCGGTCGCGCTGACCTCACCACTCGTGCCGATGCGCTGCTCGCCCGCATCGACACCGAGGCCGTCACCCACGCGCGCGCCATTCGCAGCGCCCGACACGCGCAGGCGCGCTTCGCGTTATTCATCGCGTTGGGGGCCGCTGCTTTCGCCGCCGTACCGCGCGTGAGCGCCGCCCTGCAGTCCACCCCGACGACCTCCACGCCGGTACAGGCCATACCCGCGCCGTCGGTTCCCGATCGTGGTGCCCTCGAGGCCACGGTGACGCGGGCGACGGCCCTGTACGCGCAGCGTCAGTATTCGCGCTCGGCCGAACTATTTGCCGAGGCCGTGGATGCACGCCCCACCGACGCGGATCTGCTCGCGAATTGGGGGGCTGCCGCTTGGGCCGCCGGCGATACCGTCTCCGCCGTGATCGCATGGCAACGTGCCGCTCGACTCGAACCCGTCGCCGTCGATCTGCAGGAACGGCTCACATCGCTCCCCGCGGGTGCGCGCGGCGGCGTTGCCGAAGTTCCCATGATTCCCGTGCCCGCTCTCGTGCTCGCCTCGATCGCGGCGTGGCTGCTGGGGTGGATCCTGCTCGCCGTCGTGCGAGTTCGGCGCCGCCGCGGAAACGCCTCGACGTGGATGGGATTCGCCTCGTCCGCTGCCGTGTTCGCGTTGCTGCTCGCCGTCGGCACTGGCGCGGCGGCCGCGTGGGGATTCCGGGAGCTCGATGCCACCGGCGTGCTGGTCGTGCGACGGCCCGAGACGATGCGCACCGCACCGGGCAATGACGCGAACGCCATGGGTGGTGTCGCCACCGGTGACGTCGTGCGCGTCGAAGACGCTGCGGAAGGCTGGCTCAAGGTGTTGCACGCCGACGGACGTCGCGGATGGTTGCCGGCGGGACGCACCATACCGCTCGTCTCGCCAGCCGTCAGTCGGTAG
- the mutL gene encoding DNA mismatch repair endonuclease MutL, whose protein sequence is MSRIAILSSAVADQIAAGEVVERPASVVKELVENALDAGATTVDVTIEEGGRALIRIADDGSGMDREDAVLCLSRHATSKITAAEQLVGVRSYGFRGEALPAIASVSEIMIETASSDDGAGTQVRAAAGAVLETHETTRRRGTTVSVQRLFYNTPARQKFLRSARSEWRGIMDTMHAIGALRRDVHFTVRHDGKVALDLPAVPTLRARLAELWGHRDVQRFVDIDDVQGPIHITGMVERPADVGTATRRVLLIINGRVVRDHGIVRAAEAAYRSTLPSGVRPSLVLSLHVPGGDVDVNVHPAKSEVRLRDRWPTERAVENAIRRALGLFDASAGIGWRTWTPAAAPSWRDDVHAMEPAALRATPVAEGLFATSDADTAAAETDTDAAAAAYASSVTVETRAADVRAADDAPISVPPLLQLRRMYLMFEHEDGVILIDQHSAHERVLYEDFLGVLERGEAPSQRLLFPMTLHLGPDEADAFDANRASFEKLGFEMAGFGGHSLLVNAVPMPHPRFDAERCLRETLAALTGDRAAGDAKRHERLAATFACKAAIKAGDVMSPGEMRALYIALANTKLPAHDVHGRSTIVRLSWDELDRRFGRK, encoded by the coding sequence ATGTCGCGTATCGCCATTCTCTCCAGCGCGGTCGCCGACCAGATCGCGGCCGGTGAAGTCGTGGAACGACCCGCGTCGGTCGTCAAGGAGCTTGTGGAGAATGCGCTCGACGCCGGGGCCACGACGGTCGACGTCACCATCGAAGAAGGTGGCCGCGCGCTGATCCGCATCGCCGACGACGGCAGCGGCATGGATCGCGAGGACGCCGTACTCTGCCTTTCGCGCCACGCCACGTCGAAGATCACGGCGGCTGAACAACTGGTGGGCGTGCGCAGCTACGGCTTCCGCGGCGAAGCGTTGCCTGCCATCGCATCAGTCTCCGAAATCATGATCGAGACGGCATCATCGGACGATGGGGCGGGGACGCAGGTGCGCGCTGCCGCCGGGGCCGTGCTCGAGACACACGAGACCACGCGACGTCGCGGCACCACGGTGTCGGTGCAGCGACTCTTCTACAACACGCCCGCGCGACAGAAATTCCTGCGCAGTGCGCGATCGGAATGGCGCGGTATCATGGACACCATGCACGCCATCGGCGCCTTGCGTCGTGACGTGCATTTCACGGTGCGCCACGACGGCAAGGTCGCCCTCGATCTACCCGCCGTGCCCACGCTGCGCGCGCGACTGGCCGAGTTGTGGGGACATCGTGACGTACAGCGGTTTGTCGATATCGACGACGTACAGGGGCCTATCCACATCACAGGAATGGTCGAGCGTCCGGCTGATGTTGGTACCGCCACCCGCCGCGTTCTCCTCATCATTAACGGACGCGTCGTGCGCGATCACGGCATCGTGCGCGCCGCCGAAGCCGCCTATCGGTCCACGCTGCCGTCCGGTGTCCGCCCCTCACTCGTGCTGTCGCTGCATGTGCCCGGCGGCGACGTCGATGTGAACGTGCACCCCGCGAAGTCAGAAGTGCGACTGCGCGATCGCTGGCCCACGGAGCGCGCCGTCGAGAACGCCATTCGTCGCGCCCTCGGTCTGTTCGACGCCAGTGCCGGCATCGGATGGCGCACCTGGACGCCGGCGGCTGCGCCGTCATGGCGCGATGATGTGCACGCCATGGAGCCGGCGGCGCTGCGTGCCACCCCGGTCGCCGAGGGACTCTTCGCGACGTCTGACGCCGACACCGCCGCCGCCGAAACCGACACCGACGCGGCGGCGGCCGCGTACGCGTCGTCCGTCACCGTGGAAACGCGCGCGGCCGACGTTCGCGCGGCTGACGACGCGCCCATTTCCGTGCCGCCGCTGCTACAACTCCGGCGCATGTATCTCATGTTTGAGCACGAGGACGGCGTCATCCTCATTGACCAGCACTCCGCGCATGAGCGCGTGCTGTACGAAGACTTCCTCGGTGTGCTCGAGCGCGGCGAGGCACCGTCCCAGCGATTGCTCTTCCCGATGACGCTGCACCTCGGTCCCGACGAAGCCGACGCGTTCGATGCGAATCGCGCATCGTTCGAGAAGCTCGGTTTCGAGATGGCGGGTTTCGGCGGACATTCGCTGCTGGTCAACGCCGTGCCCATGCCGCATCCGCGCTTCGATGCCGAACGTTGTCTGCGCGAAACGCTCGCCGCGCTCACGGGCGATCGCGCCGCCGGTGATGCCAAGCGACACGAGCGGCTCGCCGCCACGTTCGCGTGTAAGGCCGCCATCAAAGCCGGCGATGTCATGTCACCGGGCGAGATGCGCGCGCTCTACATCGCGCTGGCGAACACCAAGCTGCCGGCCCACGATGTGCACGGTCGCTCGACCATCGTCCGCCTCTCGTGGGACGAGCTCGACCGGCGATTCGGGCGGAAGTGA
- the miaA gene encoding tRNA (adenosine(37)-N6)-dimethylallyltransferase MiaA: MGRARPAIRAEVIAMRTGEIAPMMSTTRRIIVGPTAAGKSALAMSLARRRGLAIVSADSRQVYQDFDIGTAKPSLADRQAIPHFGLDVVAPIIRYSAHAWAADAMRWCGDAEHAGTPPVVVGGTGLYVKALVSPLDAVPALDPERREALRAWLAGRPLDELARWCRRLDPARAHLGRTQLLRAIETALLAGTRLGDALQSLQSGNAPDDVPDYAADVSTSPSARYLVVDPGPVLAERIAHRVHQMIADGFVQEVERLRVTIAHDAPAWSASGYRVVRDALEGTGGSRALDAAIERVIIETRQYAKRQRTWFRHQLPAEQVTRIDPDAPNALNQALAWWDHEEPVATGAMQTRTA, translated from the coding sequence GTGGGACGAGCTCGACCGGCGATTCGGGCGGAAGTGATCGCGATGCGCACCGGCGAGATCGCCCCGATGATGTCGACGACGCGGCGCATCATCGTCGGGCCCACCGCCGCCGGCAAATCGGCGTTGGCGATGTCGCTCGCCCGGCGGCGCGGGTTGGCGATCGTCAGCGCCGACTCGCGACAGGTCTATCAGGACTTCGACATCGGGACCGCGAAGCCGTCGCTCGCCGACCGGCAGGCGATCCCGCACTTCGGCCTCGATGTCGTCGCGCCCATCATTCGGTACTCTGCCCACGCGTGGGCCGCCGACGCGATGCGCTGGTGCGGCGACGCCGAGCACGCTGGGACGCCGCCAGTCGTTGTAGGGGGAACCGGGCTGTATGTGAAGGCGCTGGTCTCGCCCCTCGATGCGGTTCCGGCGCTCGACCCCGAGCGTCGTGAGGCGCTGAGGGCTTGGCTGGCAGGACGGCCGCTCGACGAGCTGGCGCGCTGGTGCCGTCGCCTCGATCCGGCCCGTGCGCATCTGGGTCGCACGCAGCTCCTGCGCGCGATCGAAACCGCCCTGCTGGCCGGGACGCGCCTCGGCGATGCCCTCCAGTCCCTCCAGTCGGGAAACGCGCCCGATGACGTTCCGGATTACGCGGCGGATGTCTCGACGTCGCCATCCGCACGGTATCTTGTGGTGGATCCGGGGCCCGTGCTGGCCGAACGGATTGCTCACCGCGTGCATCAGATGATCGCTGACGGATTTGTGCAGGAAGTTGAACGATTGCGGGTGACGATCGCTCACGACGCCCCGGCGTGGTCCGCGAGCGGCTATCGTGTCGTGCGCGATGCACTCGAGGGAACCGGTGGCTCGCGTGCACTCGATGCCGCGATCGAGCGGGTCATCATCGAAACGCGGCAGTACGCCAAACGGCAGCGCACTTGGTTCCGGCATCAGTTGCCGGCCGAACAGGTGACGCGAATCGACCCGGATGCGCCAAACGCGCTCAATCAGGCGCTTGCCTGGTGGGATCACGAGGAACCCGTCGCGACCGGCGCGATGCAGACGAGGACCGCATGA
- the bshA gene encoding N-acetyl-alpha-D-glucosaminyl L-malate synthase BshA, which translates to MKIGITCYPTYGGSGAVATELGIALAARGHEVHFITYQQPFRLPSFLPRVWFHEVDVGRYPLFEYPPYDLALAVRMHEVVRDHQLDILHCHYAIPHATSAWIAREMLREGNADVRVVTTLHGTDITIVGQERSFYTITRFSIEKSDSVTAVSDYLRDETYRAFGCVGCNVEVIPNFINPELYDRSRHLFPIPADVTTGRKVVMHISNFRPVKRVRDVVRVFAGVNKEVPAVLVMIGDGPERVEAEAEARELGIAEHVLFLGKIDAIAPLLAGADLFLLTSDKESFGLSALEALASGVPVIGARAGGLPEVVIDGETGFLCEVGDVDAMAAAGVRLLSDPAKWQQMSTAAAADARKRFSEAAVVAQYEALYERTIASAVAGR; encoded by the coding sequence ATGAAGATCGGAATCACCTGCTATCCGACGTACGGTGGATCGGGCGCCGTCGCGACCGAGCTCGGGATCGCGCTCGCCGCGCGTGGGCACGAGGTGCACTTCATCACCTACCAGCAGCCGTTCCGCCTGCCCAGTTTTCTGCCGCGAGTCTGGTTTCACGAGGTGGATGTTGGACGCTATCCGCTCTTCGAGTATCCACCGTACGACCTTGCCCTCGCAGTGCGCATGCACGAAGTCGTGCGCGATCATCAGCTCGACATCCTGCATTGCCACTACGCCATTCCGCATGCCACCAGTGCCTGGATTGCGCGCGAGATGCTGCGCGAGGGCAATGCGGATGTGCGCGTGGTGACCACACTGCACGGTACCGACATCACCATCGTCGGTCAGGAACGCTCGTTCTATACCATTACCCGTTTCTCGATCGAGAAGTCCGATAGCGTGACCGCCGTTTCCGACTATCTGCGCGACGAGACGTATCGCGCCTTCGGGTGTGTGGGCTGTAACGTCGAAGTCATTCCGAATTTCATCAATCCTGAGCTGTACGATCGTAGCCGTCATCTGTTCCCGATTCCCGCCGACGTCACGACCGGGCGAAAAGTGGTGATGCACATTTCGAACTTCCGGCCGGTCAAGCGCGTGCGCGACGTCGTGCGGGTGTTTGCGGGCGTGAACAAGGAAGTGCCGGCGGTGCTGGTCATGATTGGTGATGGTCCGGAGCGCGTCGAGGCCGAAGCAGAGGCGCGCGAGCTCGGTATCGCCGAGCATGTGCTGTTCCTCGGCAAGATCGATGCAATCGCGCCACTACTCGCTGGCGCCGATCTCTTTCTGCTCACCAGCGACAAGGAGTCCTTCGGCCTCAGCGCCCTCGAGGCGTTGGCCTCCGGCGTACCGGTCATCGGCGCGCGGGCCGGCGGTCTTCCCGAAGTCGTCATCGACGGCGAAACGGGATTCCTGTGTGAGGTTGGCGACGTCGACGCCATGGCGGCGGCCGGCGTGCGTCTGCTTTCGGATCCGGCGAAGTGGCAGCAGATGAGCACCGCTGCCGCCGCGGACGCGCGCAAGCGCTTCTCCGAAGCGGCCGTGGTCGCGCAGTATGAGGCGCTCTATGAGCGTACCATCGCATCGGCGGTTGCCGGTCGGTGA